Below is a window of Nyctibius grandis isolate bNycGra1 chromosome 12, bNycGra1.pri, whole genome shotgun sequence DNA.
GTCCTATTGTGGTCAGATACCACACAACATGGTTAATATGTAGCAACTCAAAAGACAGGAAAGCAGCAATCATGAAAAAAGTAGTCACACATCTTCTGCGTAAGGGAAGAAGAGATATTAAAGAGATACCATTCAATACCATTGAGGATTAAATGCTTCCCACACAGACAGGcataacaaaacacaaaactaccaagaaaaaataacatacaCAATTAAAACTGCCTTTCATACAATAACAAATAATGGCATATTTAAATGATACTTGACTTGTAATGGTTTAGGTAGAGAATAGGACACACAGCAAACAGGGATACAAAGCTCTACCAGACAGAGGACAACCTATGGTTTAAGGATGGCAATGTAATTGCATCACATGAGGATTTCTATGATTGTGGAGCATCTGGAGTAAATGAAGGAAGAATGACACAGTGACCTTTGGAACAAAGTCTTCTAAATGCTAGAGCACAGACtggcactgagaaaaaaaagctaattattGTTTTTGTTAATGTAAACTAGACTCAAgcccaatttaaaaaaaaataaggacatTTTTGACAGTAGTTTAAGTATAGACAGCCAAGCTATCCTCCTTTTTACACTGCAGCAGGGTGAAACAAACAGACTTGAGATAAGGAATCTTAGATCTCTGTGTaacttgttttcttccattctcCCTCTGCAGCACATTGCAGTTTAATTGAACTCTTGAACTTCAGAACCAGTCTGTTCCTCTGTCTCAGAGAGAAtataaaagaactgaaagaagggaaaaaggcaaCAGGGGTGACGAAAAGTGTAGAATGGTTTCTATATAGAGATTGATCATGTACACAAGAACTCTTCAGTCTGGAAATGAGAAATGACTGACAGATGTAGGGTTTAATCAAATAAGGACTACAGAAAGGATGAACAGGGATCAACTattctctgtttcttccaaCATATGAACTGTGGGGAGCCAGGCGAAGCTAACAGGAGaccagcaaacaaacaaatggaGGTAGTTCTTCACACGGCGTGTACCAAAACTGCAGTGCTAAAAGTTGACATGAGTTCAAGGATAGACTTAGGAAGCCTACAGAGTAAATGTCCACAAAGCTTtattaaacacacagaaaccCTACCTGGCTGAGGAAACTCCTCAGCTGTAATTGGTTAAATGCCAGAGAATACGTGGAGCAAGTGTAGTCACATGTGGCTTGTTCTTATATTCTTCCCCAGGCACCTGCTTTTGGCTGCCATCAGAAACAAGATAATGGGCTAAAAGGACTTTTTGGTCTGACTCAGCACTAGAACATAAGAAATAAGAATGCCTAAACCCAGATCATGTTATTAGGCTCAAGGGTCAAATGTGAGAATAATATGAGATTGGATGACTTTAGAGTCTATTAGCTTTACAGTCTATTAAAATCCAtaaataattagatttttaacaaagaaaatggtGCTAGCACTTTCTGCCAGTGAAAACACTTGCTTCATTTAATGGAGAAGTCATGATTATTCACAGCCATTTCGAAGATTAAATAAGATGCTACAGAAGCAATAGATCACATTACAGAATGATGGAAAATTACCTGTACCTGAAGATTGCATATCTTACACTTTTTCCATACAATATATTATGTGTGCGTTTAGTAAATAGCTGTTAGTGTAGCTGTGTGTGGCATCTCAGAATCAATCCTGactactttttatttcagattaagAATGCTTGGACAAGATCATTCTGAATAGCAGCACGGTACAACACGCTAGCTTCTCTAGCTATGCAGAACAACATACCAGGTATGCTAATTACTAAGTGACTGAGAGCATAAGCATTCCTCTACACGTTTCTTTAGCTAACACGTCTATGGTGGCTGCTACAGCGCAGGAGAAAATCCTTGTATTCCTCATAAAATTAGTACAATCTTTCTACTTTCAGCACAGTTAATCAGTCTCCTGATGTAAGGCCACAAAACTAAGACTTCATGTCACACTAGGGCCCAAGCTAGTGGCTCGATGCTTGTGTGTTAAAGGAATTAAATAAGACTTGGAAGCTGCTCAAATCTGCTGGTCAGGGTTGTTTCACAACATGAGAGATTGCAATTTGATCTGCTTTTCAAAGAGACTTCAAGAACACACTAGTGGAAACTACACTGAAGGAACAATTGTTGATATCATTGCCAGACTTTCCAAACTTTGTTAGTACAGAGGCatagaaaattaaatcagattCCAAGTTATTTTTGTTGTGGAGGAAGCTGCCCttattgtattagttacagcAGAATGTAACATTAGAAATGGACATATATCAAAACAGAACTAAGAGAGCTAGAAGTATGAGTGTTATTTTCAGTTAGAAAATAACATGAtctgcaagacagaaaagacTGTGATTTTTATCTATAAAGTTATCAATAAATTGGAAACAATATGGAAATTTAAGTCACAATCATCTAACCTTCTTATGCAAAAGAATCAGTTCTTTGGGTCTCAACCTTGAATGCCGTGTACCACAAGCAGAGAAAGGCTACACCTCCATGGCCTGCAGTCTTAGCCAAAAAGCCAATAGATGGTTCCCCAGTGCCGCCCTGTGTTGAAAATACATACTGCATGGACAGATCCTTTTGCGTAAGAGTATGGTATATGAAACAGCGTATGCCTGGTTTATGTGCAAAACAGCAGCTACCATCTGTTGCTGCAGCACACGCACAGCAAAGtatggatttggatttttttaatcacaggtCCTTTACTAAGAGATGCACTGCTAAAGACTTTCTTTCATTACACTGCTGAATAACAAAAACAGGCGTTGATCCTATAGTAATATAATATTCACCTGTTCCAGCAAGTGAGGTAGGAATGGCAGTAGTTTAGctaaacagtaaagaaaaatcaagtaacTTTTGGCAGCAAATTATCCAAGTAGTATTTGTCATCAGTAATTTATTACTCAAAAGGAAGAGTGTGTAAacaatgtatttaatttacCCAGTAGCAATTGTGGTGCCAGATATGCTTGTGTAGATAAGGATTTTGTCTAGCAACAGTTTGTGTGCATACAAATAGCAACTTGGTGACAGCTGATTTAGTACAGGCCAAAGTCTCACCTTAAACTGTAACAAATCTGTACATTTACTATTTGAAAGCTTGTACTGTGaataacaggaaattaaaactaTATACATTCATCATAATGttgagaaaagatattttttccataatCTCTGCATAATTGTTATTCCTGCTTATAGTCAGAATTATAAATATAGTTCTCCACTATCTTTGTTAGCACCTCTACTCTAATGAACCTGGTATGTCTGGTTgtacaaggaaaatatttcaccaTATACTTGAATAGTTTCACAACTGCTGGAAACATGTTCTCATTGTCTGTGATCATTCTGTTAGGGTAAGATAGGTACCAGTATGTAAGCATGTATTGATGCACGTACAGCAGGTGCCTTGTAAGCACTCCTCCTATCACAAGTTCTAAAGCAGTTTGCCCTGAACATAACAGACAGGAAATCTTTTCTCTGGCCAGTCGTATAAAACTATCGCTGTTTGCTCCTGAGCTGGGTAAGGGATATAATTTTGTAATATTATTAGAAGACTGATTAACAACAATGCACATGGCACAGAATATTTCAAACTTTCTATTTATCATGCAAGGTACGCATCTTTTGTTACATTCTGAAACTTATCCCAGGGTAGCACTTCGCTAAGTTATTTCCCTGGTGATAAAGAAGCGCTGAGAGTGTTCTCATTTGTACTTGCTACCTCATGGGCTGCTGTCACAAACAGTGTTTGCAAGAGCTTAGAAACATCTGGTACGTGTCTTTTCCTACACTGCACTTTCCTTTGCAGTAATTGCAGAGCAAAGACATTATTAGCTGCTATGCACCACCATGAGATCCCATTTAGACAGGAGACCCTCCTGTAAtcaagaaagcaacatttaggTCAGCTATGAACTAGCCCATAATTCTCTGATCAAGGCAAAGTGTGCGACTTTCACACTGGCATTAATAGCACCATTGAATTGAGCTTGTTGTAAGACAGCTATACCAGTCCTGCAAATACTACCTTGTTTCAGTGGCTGAAGAATGAAGGGCTTTAGACTAGTAACTTCCTCCCTTCAGCATTAGCAGGCAAACAAGGTTACTAACATCAGTTTCCAGCATCTCAGCAGATACATGATACTTGGTGATCATTATTCTACAATCACTTACTAGACAAACATCCAGGGGATCCttctgaagacaaaaattaGGGAGGATTTTAAAAGTCTTTCAGGTACAGCTATTCATACAAGTTAAGCAACACAAATCTCCCATGCGTCAGCTACTCTGTAAATTGTTACATGCGTGCTCTTACTGCATGGAGGGGTGGATGCACTTTGAGTAGAGGCTGTTAGCCCAAAGACTCTCAACATCTTGAAGTGAAATTTTGATTCTCAAAATAAATACGCAAAAGCTGGAAATATCAATTGTAATTTACATTTACCAGCCCAAACACAGCTCTCTGAAAATGCTCAGTGGTAGTGTAAATTATAGACCATCCACCAGAGGGAAGCTCATGCATGCATACACAGATAAATAATTTGAGGATGAATGAAACACCCCACTAATATTTAAGCCAAAGCAAATTCTACTCAAAATGTTTCTTAGCAGTAGCATAGACTTCTTGGGCTTGGAAagttttcagaagttatttGCCAATCTAAAAGTAACAGACTTAACAGAAAGTTTTGTGTGTTAATGACTGAATTGTTGCCCTACATATAATATGCATGCACCCAAAAAACTTCagatttagacttttttttttttaaacacagaaatgcagccTAATTTCACTGCTGTTAATAGAATTAGACCAGAGCTTATGAGGTCAGAAGTCCCAACTGCACGTTCATACATTAAAAGCCCCACCCACACCTGGTCAGTAGAATGAGTAAGATATCAAGTTGTTTAGCAGCTGATGTGTTTAGCATGTTATTGAACATACTACACTGCTCTCCTtgttaatggaaatatttgttaaatttCCCATAAAGTTTCTATACTACCAGtgtaaatttgaaataaaagtcaGGAACTTTTAGAGAATATTAAAGACAACTTAGAAACAGTTTGAAGTTTTCATAGTGATCTAACAGTCACATAGAGCTCTTCAGGAACATGCTCCCTAGCTACTGTTACCTCTAATATCTGTGACATTAAGTCTAATAGCCTGTCTTCAGTCTTAGCATTTCAACACCTGTCTGGGAtcttttttgaaacagaaatccCATGCTGTTGCTGCAATTCtgagattaatttattttcttgtttaaatgaAAGATACAGCCAGAGGCATAGGCCATCTGGCAAGCAAACTTTGACTGAAGTGGAGAaacatgtttctgaaaaatgtaaggATGTATGCTTCAGAAGTTCAACCAGATCCATCTACCACTGGATTAGAACTACACTAATACTGATACCAGTAGTTGTACAGACAACTGCTCTTTGCCACCAAAAGTcaagttttaaaaggaaaatcttaCAGAGGTATCAGCCAATGCTACAGGAACGTGCATGTTCTTGTAGGGATCCTTGGTAGAATGAGGACTGGCCACAGGGTTGTAGTTACAATTAGAGCTTTATTATgacaaaaattttaattatcAGCATAGCTTGTTGTTATCTACAATTTCTGGCGGTTAGCATAGCTTATTGTTACACAGAATTTTATAATAGCAGTTACCATAGCTTTCAGTGAAGCAGAATTTTTAGTAATCAGTATGGCTTTCTTACTATCTAGAGTCTTTAGTTATCTAGGCTTTTAGTCACCTGGGCCCTCTGCAGATCAGGTCAAAGTCTTAATAATCAGCATCTGATACTGATATTATGATAATCATAATCTAGATTCAGACTTTACCTAAAAGATCCTGCCTGTCCCTGTAACATCAGGTGACAAGAAGTACTGGGCATCTctccttgaatattttttttcctccaataaAAATCCACAACTTAGTTTGATCTAGATATGCcactggcaataaattaataaaGAGCCCTTCCTTCTGGAGAAATAATGATGTGTATAAAGGTGGTTTCATCAGAAGGAAGAGACATTACCCAGCACTTCCTTTCCTTAGTTGATTTTCACATGTGGTTTTCAGAAATTCCCTTTAGAATACAAACagctggtttgggtttttcccctattaaatgtagttaaaaataaaaaggaactgGAATCATAGATCAGATTAAATccaaattaaaatctttattacACAAAGAGTATTTTGAAGATATAATActtgacttcagtggagttaTTCTGGATTTGCTTTTGATCTCATTATACTCTTACAAGATCAAAAACAGCTAAGCTGATTTGGAATTGGTGGTGTTGCAATCCTTTTTGCATGGTGAAAGATGCTTTTCAACTTAATATTATGCTCTACATTTCCATTTAGGGAAATACTCTGTATCACAGTCTTAAATTTAAGAGAGCACTATGCATAACTCCTTTTTTCTGTGCATcttttttatggaaaatacCCTTCCAGTTTCACTTCTGTGACTCTTGAACATTTCTGTTGGTGCTGCTGTTTTAGTTCCTCCTTTAGAGGAGTCCATTTAGAAATGGACTTCAAAAGAAGATGTTTTGACATCAggataacaaaatattttcatatccaGACAGAGTGTAGGATTCACACAGGATTTGAATGCTGCACTGACTACCAAGTTTCCTAGGAGATAAAGTCACAGTCCATTGCTGGTGCAGCAGGAGGACAAtgtaataatacattttttctctgaCACGGAGCATTTCCTCCTATAACCCTATATCCAGACTATTCTGATGGTTATTGTTTGGCTAAAGGACTGCAATTTCCCAGAGCATTAGAAATACAACTCCCACCCACTTTATTGTACCAGTACAGTCTCACTATAGGTCAAATGTTGATTTCTTTTATGCCAGCATATTTCTAAAGCATGATTGACTGTTTTCTGCTGAATTAAAAAAGTTGACATGAAGGCAGTAAGCAGAATTTTTTATGCTTTGGAATGGAACTTCATGTCAAACATATAATGCACATTTGTGGTTTATCTGCCACTCctcttttttcagcttttataaGATAAAAATGTTGAGTTATTCATACAAACAAGTAGAATAGCATAAAGAACGTTTCTTTCTCCTCATAGCTGCTGATTAGATTAGTAACTTTGTTAAAGTAACAAAGTAGCAAGCTTCTTTAAATAGGGATACTTCTGAAAGACCACCGACATGCTTTAAAATCTGCTGAAGTATGATGGATGTGTAACTAAAAGCAAAGTCAGGTTctacactgtatttttatttttgctttgtatgCAAAAATGCACACTATCTTCCTAAACAACAGGAACTGCTGTATGTGGTCAGATGTTGGTAAGAGTGAGCATTAGGATGTGAGCTCATATGCCATATTAGTCTACAGAATATCAGTTAGAGAACTTTCTCTCGAGTAGTTCACTACACCttcagaataaaagcaaagtgCAAAGCACCGTGGATATTGGCAACCAAGAACTGAAGAATTTCCAGAATGAGTCAAGCTGAGGAAAGCAGTATCCACTCGACATGGAATATTGTGAGGTCAGTAGTCTGCATAATACTGAGCTTGTCATTTATTATTGGGACCCCTGGAAATTGCATCGTCATCTGGACTGTTTGTACAAAAATGAAGCAAGTATCTCCTTCAGTCCTGCTGATCTTGAACCTGGCCATTGCTGATGTTCTTGTACTGATTACTTTACCAATCTGGATTTACTCCTTTGCTGACTCATGGGTTTTTGGAGTCATCTTCTGCAAAATACTGGTTTTCATTATTTACTGCAGCATGTATGCTAGTATATTTCTAATTACAGCACTGAGCTTGGAGCGGTTAATGGCTGTCTTTTACCCTTTCACTATTCAAAgatacaaaacaaaagaaaagatttctttaatCATGTTCCTCATTTGGTTCCTGTCTATTACTTTTGGCATTTCTGTCATTCCATTtcaagagacagaagaaatgaacGGCAGACTACTATGCACATGTCGCAACTACTCTTCTAATAGACAGAAAGTGTCATATCTTTTGCTGGAGACTCTTGCAGGTTTTGTAAtcccttttttaattatttgcactTGTTACACGTGTGTTGCAAGAAGAATAAGCAGAATGACTTACCAATCTAAGCGGCGATCAGAACGGCTCATTGCCAGCATTGTGGTGGCATTCATTTTATGCTGGTTCCCTCATCATCTCTTCAACATCCTAGATATTATTTCAATTCAGATAGAACTCTCTAACGAGGAAATGTCTTTGGCACTGGATGAAATTGTAGGCAGAGGAGTGTACATCTCTGGAGCACTCGTATTCATCAGTAGCTGTATTAACCCTCTACTTTATGCTTT
It encodes the following:
- the LOC137669542 gene encoding leukotriene B4 receptor 1-like, which codes for MSQAEESSIHSTWNIVRSVVCIILSLSFIIGTPGNCIVIWTVCTKMKQVSPSVLLILNLAIADVLVLITLPIWIYSFADSWVFGVIFCKILVFIIYCSMYASIFLITALSLERLMAVFYPFTIQRYKTKEKISLIMFLIWFLSITFGISVIPFQETEEMNGRLLCTCRNYSSNRQKVSYLLLETLAGFVIPFLIICTCYTCVARRISRMTYQSKRRSERLIASIVVAFILCWFPHHLFNILDIISIQIELSNEEMSLALDEIVGRGVYISGALVFISSCINPLLYAFAARRFQNHLRFAKISKLFEQMSQTVTEEDKKKSLVVTKQEDTVVSTENL